Part of the Candidatus Binatia bacterium genome is shown below.
ACGGTATAATGCGCAAAACCATGAATCACGATCTTGATACGTATGTCGCAAAAGAAAAAAGCGTACAATCCATTCCAGCCCGCTTTGAGAAAATCGCCCGCCAATACCCCGGCCGGCTCGCGGTCAAGATGGGAGATCGTTCGTTAACGTACGACGCTTTCAATCAGGCCGCGAATCGAATTGCGCGGGCCATATTGGCAAAACGCGGGCCCGGAAGCGAGCCCATAGCTCTCCTCTTTGAACACGGGATCGACGTTCTTCTTGCACTCTTTGGAGTCCTAAAGGCCGGAAAGTCTTACGTTGCGATCAATTCTACCTTTCCCCCGGAAAGGATGAACACTATATTGGAGGATTCCGGAACGGGTCTGATCGTCACGAACGGCAGGAATCCAGAGCTTGCCCGGAGCCTGACCAGTGGGGCTCGCGGCCTGCTGAACATCGATGCCATCGACGGCTCGCTCTCTTCCGAAAACCTTGGCCTTGCCATATCGGCCGACGATCTGCTGACCATTCTCTATACCTCCGGCTCTACGGGAGAACCGAAGGGCGTGCGCTACAAGCATAAATCCATCACGCATGATCCCAACGCATATTTTCCCATTCGCGTCGACGACAGAGTGAGCCTGATTCATTCCGTCAGCTTTGGTTCGGCGAGCACGCATTTATATCAATCCCTGCTGAATGGAGCTTCCCTATTTCCTTTTGATTTGAAGTCCGAGGGCGTCCAGGATTTGGCCCGCTGGCTCGGGCGGGAGGAAATCACGATGTTGCACGTGCCCCCGGCCGTTTTCCGCCAGCTCGCGGAGCCCGCTTCGCTTCAAGACAAGCTATCCTATCTGCGACTGCTCCGATTGTCGGGCGCGCCCATCACTAAACTGGATTTTGATCTTTACAAAAAGAATTTCTGTTCGACGACTCTGTTGGAAATTCGGATGGGATCGACGGAATCCAGGGGCATAGGCCGGGCGGTGGTCGATCAGACCTTTTCATTTCCAGAGGACGGTACTCCGGCCGGCTATCCTTACCCGGACAACAAGATCTTTTTGCTCGACGAGAACGGCCGGGAGGTCGGCCCCGGGGAGGTGGGCGAGATCGCCGTGCAAGGCCGCACTTTGAGCGATGGGTATTGGAAACGGCCTGAAGACAACACCGCGAAGTTCTTGCGCGATCCGAAAACGGCGGAGGAGTCGATTTGTTTGACCGGCGATTTGGGCCGGATGCGCCCGGATGGCTTTTTGATTCATCTCGGACGCAAGGACTTCATGGTCAAAATTCGCGGCTATCGTGTGGAGCTCGGCGAGATTGAAAGAACGCTGCGCGCGCATCCGCAGGTGAAGGAGGCCGGAGTGGTCGCCGACGACCGGCAGTCGGGCGAGAAATATCTGGCGGCCTACGTCGTAGCCGCGAGCAGTCCCGGCCCCACGGTCGATGAGCTGCGGCGCTTTCTCAAGGGAACCCTGCCGGATTACATGATGCCCTCGGCTTTCGTATTTCTGGGAACTCTTCCGTTGACCAACGGTAAATTAGACCGCAAAGCGCTGCCGAAGGCCGACGAGCGGAGACCCGAGCTGAGCCAGCCGTATGTGGCGCCGCGAAACGAGGTCGAGCGGATGCTGGCCGAGATTTGGGCGGAGATTCTTTCTCTCGACCGTGTC
Proteins encoded:
- a CDS encoding non-ribosomal peptide synthetase; translation: MNHDLDTYVAKEKSVQSIPARFEKIARQYPGRLAVKMGDRSLTYDAFNQAANRIARAILAKRGPGSEPIALLFEHGIDVLLALFGVLKAGKSYVAINSTFPPERMNTILEDSGTGLIVTNGRNPELARSLTSGARGLLNIDAIDGSLSSENLGLAISADDLLTILYTSGSTGEPKGVRYKHKSITHDPNAYFPIRVDDRVSLIHSVSFGSASTHLYQSLLNGASLFPFDLKSEGVQDLARWLGREEITMLHVPPAVFRQLAEPASLQDKLSYLRLLRLSGAPITKLDFDLYKKNFCSTTLLEIRMGSTESRGIGRAVVDQTFSFPEDGTPAGYPYPDNKIFLLDENGREVGPGEVGEIAVQGRTLSDGYWKRPEDNTAKFLRDPKTAEESICLTGDLGRMRPDGFLIHLGRKDFMVKIRGYRVELGEIERTLRAHPQVKEAGVVADDRQSGEKYLAAYVVAASSPGPTVDELRRFLKGTLPDYMMPSAFVFLGTLPLTNGKLDRKALPKADERRPELSQPYVAPRNEVERMLAEIWAEILSLDRVGVNDNFFDLGGHSLAATRVVSQVIEQFRLELPLQSLFQSPTIAEMAAVIDERQKNRLTEEELERILTELETMSEDEAKKLGGAHDK